The sequence below is a genomic window from Candidatus Omnitrophota bacterium.
CATTTTCGCTGGTGGATAAAGAATGATATCGGATAAAGCTCAGATAGCGCGAAGCGCGGTGATAGGAAAAAATGTTGAGATAGAGGCTTTCGCCAGCATCGGAGAGAAGGTCCGCGTAATGGACGGCGCCTCTATTGGACAGGGCGCTGTTATAGACAGGAATACGACCATAGGCGAAGGCACAAAGGTGTCGCCTTACGCCGTCCTGGGCACGCCGCCGCAGGACCTGAAATACGCGGGAGAGGAAACTTTTTGCGAGATCGGAAAAAACTGCACGATACGCGAATTTGTCACGGTCAACAGGGGAACAACGGCCACGGGCAGGACAGTTGTCGGAGACAATGTTCTTCTCATGGCCTATGTGCATGTGGCCCATGACTGCAGGGTCGGAAACGGCGTTATAATGTCAAACTGCGTAGGATTGGCCGGCCATGTCGCCATCGGCGAGCGGGCCATTCTGGGCGCCTATGCGGGTGTGCATCAGTTCACCCGCATAGGAGAGCTGGCCATGGTCGGCGGCACCGCCAGGATCAATCAGGACGTGCCGCCGTATTCCATGACTGCCGGAAGCCCGGCTTTTGTTTACGGCCTCAACCGCATAGGCCTT
It includes:
- the lpxA gene encoding acyl-ACP--UDP-N-acetylglucosamine O-acyltransferase — its product is MISDKAQIARSAVIGKNVEIEAFASIGEKVRVMDGASIGQGAVIDRNTTIGEGTKVSPYAVLGTPPQDLKYAGEETFCEIGKNCTIREFVTVNRGTTATGRTVVGDNVLLMAYVHVAHDCRVGNGVIMSNCVGLAGHVAIGERAILGAYAGVHQFTRIGELAMVGGTARINQDVPPYSMTAGSPAFVYGLNRIGLSRAGFSPEELTLLKKAYKIIFRSPLLKDEALKEAEKLNQTPALKNLIEFVRNSKRGITPSK